ACGCTTCGCCCACCAATTAACTTCCTTGATTGATCACCGGACCCACCCCCCATAGAAGGCCGCGCTTCCGTCCATATCCAAGGCCTCATGCGCGTGCAAACCGTCCGTCAGCTTCCCGACCTCCGCGATGCCATTTCGGGATTTCGAGCCGCCGGAGAGCGAATTGCGTTCGTGCCGACGATGGGCGCGCTCCACGCCGGGCACATGGCGCTGGTGGCCGAGGCGAAGCTCGCTGCGACTCGAGTCGTGGTGTCGATCTTCGTCAATCCCAAGCAGTTCGGCCCGAACGAGGATCTAGCGCAATATCCGCGCAAGGAGCAGGCCGATTCGCGGATGCTCGCCGAAGCGGGCGTGGACCTGCTGTGGCTGCCCCCGGTCGAGGTTATGTATCCCAAGGGGCATTCGACCAATGTCGCGGTCGCGGGCGTGAGCGAGCCGCTCGACGGCGCCGCGCGGCCCGGCCATTTCGACGGCGTCGCGACGGTCATTGCCAAGCTGTTCAACCAGGTGAAGCCCGACATCGCCTTGTTCGGCGAGAAGGATTTCCAGCAGCTTGCGGTGATCCGCCGCATGGTCGCCGATCTCGATTTCGACATCGAGGTGCGCGGCGTGCCGACTCAGCGCGACGATGACGGCCTCGCCCTGTCCTCGCGCAACGCCTATCTCGCGCCGGAGGACCGTGCCGCCGCGGTAGCGCTGCCCCGCGCGCTCGGAGTCGCGGCCAAGGCGATCGAGAAGGGCGACGATGCGGAAGGCGCGCTCGCTACCGCCCGTGCCTCGCTCGAAGCGGCGGGCTTCGACATCGATTATGTCGAACTGGTGGACGCCGAAACGCTGGGCGCCCCAGCCGCTGGAAGGCCCCGCCGCCTGCTCGCTGCTGCCCGGATCGGCGGCACGCGCCTCATCGACAACATCTCCGTCGAAGGCGCGTAAACAACATTAACGCTTTAGTTACCATGACTGCCCCACCCTGCGTCCCATGAGGATACAGAGCAAAAGTGGGGCAACGTCATGGGCAACAGTCTTAAGAGCGCACAGTTCCTGATCGACAGCCGGCTGGCCGACGCGGCGCGGGGAAACGCCGAAGCGGCCTATGAGCTCGGCATGGTCTATTCGAGCGGCGCGGCCGGCATCGATGTCGACCTGATCGAAGCGCACAAATGGTTCAACATCGCCGCTCTCAAGGGCGATGCCCACGCGCCGTACATGCGCGCGGAGATCGCCGAGGACATGACCGCGCGCGAGATCATCGAGGCGCAGAAGCAGGCACGCTCCTGGCTCCAGCTGACCACGCTGCGAGCGGCCTGAGCTACTTCTTCGCCGCCGTCTTCCTGGCGGGCACCTTCTTCGCCGGAGCCTTTTTCGCGGGCGCCTTGCGGCCCTTCTTCTTGGCCGGCCCTGCCGCTGCCTTGGCGTCGATCAGCTGCACCGCCTCGTCGAGAGTCAGCGCGGCCTGATCGACCGATTTGGGCAGCGTCGCATTGGTCGTGCCGTCGGTGAGATAGGGGCCGAAGCGCCCTTCCATCAGCTTGATCTCCGCGCCCGACACCGGGTGTGCGCCCATGACCTTCAGCGGCTCGCGCGAGCCGCGCTGCACCCGGCCGCCGCCATTCGCGGCCTCGGCGAGCTTGACCACCGCCGCGTTCATTCCCGTCTCGAACACCTCGGCGGTCGAGGACAGCCGGGCGTACTTGCCGTCATGCGCCAGATAGGGGCCATAGCGGCCGATCGACGCGGTGATCGGATTGCCCGTCTCGGGATGGTCGCCGATCGTGCGCGGGAGGTTGAGCAGCTTCACCGCCCAGTCGAGATCGAACTCGGGAATGTCCTTGGGGATCGAGGCGCGCGCCGCGTCCTTGCCCTCGCCGCGCTGGATGTACGGCCCGAACCGGCCCGAACGGCGCGAGATGTCCTCGCCCGTCACCGGATCCTGCCCGATCACTTCCGGCCCGCTATCCCCGCCATTCTCGCCGCCCGGCTGGCCGAAGCGGCGGGTGAACTTGCACTCGGGATAGTTGGAGCAGGCGACGAACGCGCCGAACTTGCCGCCGCGCAACGCCAGACGCCCCTCGCCGCACGACGGACATAGCCGCGGGTCGCTGCCGTCGCCCTTGTCGGGGAAGAGATAGGGCTCGAGGAACTTGTCGAGCGCTTCGGTAACCTCGCTCGGCTTGCGCTCCATCACCTCGTCGGTACGCGGACGGAAATCCTTCCAGAAGGCGTCGAGCACCGCCTGCCACCCGGCGCGGCCGCCCGACACGTCGTCCAGCTCCTCCTCGAGCCCGGCGGTGAAGTCGTAGTTGACGTATTTCTCGAAGAAGCGCTCGAGGAACGCGGTCAGCAGCCGGCCGCTCTCCTCGGCGAAGAAGCGGTTCTTCTCGACGCGGACATAGGCGCGGTCCTTGAGCACCTGAATGATCGAGGCGTAGGTCGAGGGGCGGCCGATGCCGAGCTCCTCGAGCCTTTTCACCAGCGAGGCTTCGGAGAAGCGCGGCGGGGGCTGGGTGAAATGCTGCTCGGCGTCGACGCCCTTCTTGGCCGGCGTGTCGCCTTGGCGGATCACGGGGAGGCGGCGGCTGTCCTCATCCTCCGAATCGTCCCTGCCCTCTTCGTAGAGCGCGAGATAGCCGGGGAAGATCACCACCTGGCCGGTCGCACGCAGCGCGTCCTGCCCGGTCGGCTCTTCCAGCTCGACGGTGGTGCGCTCCATCCGCGCGCTCGACATCTGGCTGGCCAGCGCACGCTTCCAGATCAGCTCGTAGAGCTTGGCATGGTCGCCGCCGCCGGCGCGATCCCGGCTGAAATCCGTCGGCCGGATCGCCTCATGCGCTTCCTGCGCGTTCTTGGCCTTGGTCTGGTATTGGCGCGGCTTGTCGGGGATGTAGCTCGGCTGATAGCGGTTCACGATCGCCTTGCGCGCGGCGTCGATGGCGCTGCCGTCCATCTGCACGCCGTCGGTCCGCATATAGGTGATCGCGCCATCCTCGTAGAGCGCCTGCGCGATGCGCATCGTGTGGCTCGCCGAAAAGCCGAGTTTCCGCGCCGCCTCCTGCTGCAGGGTCGACGTCGTGAAAGGCGGCGGCGGGTTGCGCATCGCCGGCTTGGTCTCGACCGACGCGACGCTGAAGCGGCCCTGCTCGACTGCCGCCTTGGCGCGCATGGCGGTGCCTTCGTCGCCGATCGACAGGCGATCGAGCTTCTTGCCCTCGAACCGCGTGAGCCGCGCGTCGAACGCGGTGCCGTCATGCTCGAGATGCGCGGTGACCGACCAATATTCCTGCGACTTGAACAGCTCGATCTCGCGCTCGCGCTCGACGATCAGGCGCAGCGCGACCGACTGGACGCGGCCCGCCGACTTGGCGCCCGGCAGCTTGCGCCACAGCACCGGCGAGAGGGTGAAGCCGACGAGATAGTCGAGCGCGCGGCGCGCCCGGTATGCGTCGATCAGGTCGGTATCGAGCTGGCGGGGATGCGCCATCGCCTCGGTCACCGCTGCCTTGGTAATCGCGTTGAAGGTGACTCGCTCGACCTCCGCGGGCAGCGCCTTCTTCTTCGCCAGCAGCTCCTGCACGTGCCAGCTGATCGCCTCGCCCTCGCGATCGGGGTCGGTGGCGAGGATCAGGCGATCGGCCTTCTTGGCCTCGTCGGTGATCGCCTTCAGCTGCTTCGCCTTGTCGGGATAGGTCTCCCAGTCCATCGCGAAGCCGTCGTCCGGCTTCACCGAGCCGTCCTTAGGCGGCAGGTCGCGGACATGGCCGTAGGAAGCGAGGACGCGATAGTCCTTGCCCAGATATTTCTCGATGGTTTTCGCCTTGGCGGGCGATTCGACGATGACGAGCTGCATGGGGTTCCGATAAAGGCTTCGCGTATACGCGCGAGGATGGGAAGCCGCGGCGCCGGGCGTCAAGAGGGCTGCGGCGCGACTTGTTGTTAACCCGATCCGGCTATCGGGCGAGCAATGGGCCCGGCAGCGTCTCTCCCTTGCTCTCGTTCGAACGCCTGATTCGCGATCACAGCGTGATCGCCGCGGCGGCCGCGGCGTTGGTTCGCGCGTTGCAGGCGAATGCGGTTCCGGCCGAGCTGGCCGAGGCTGTGGAACGGCTCGATGCCGTGTTGACTCCCCATGTCGCGATCGAGGACGAGCAGATCTATCCGCTGCTGCTCGCCAGCAAGGACGCCGGGCAGCGAGTCGCCGCACGCGAAGCGATCGAGGCCTATGCGACGTTGGGCGCCAGCTGGCGGGCATTCGTGGCCAAGTGGGACGAAGCGGCAATCGCTGCGGACCACAAACGTTTCGCCGCCGATCTCGACGTGATCCTCGAAATGATCCGGGGACGAGTCCGCTCTGAAAACGAGACGCTCTACCCCATGGCACTCCGCGCCGCGCATATCCGCCTGCGCTGCGCGTGACGCGAAGTTCGACTCAGGCGAACACGTCTTCGATCGCTCCGGCCTTCGGTGCGGTGAGGCGATAGGCCGCTCCCGCAATCGCCCAGCCCGCCAGCGTGATCGCACCGATCACCAGGTTGCTGAGCAGCGCGAATTCGAGCGAGGTCTCGTCGGACAGCAAGCTCTCCTGATCGACCACCCAGACGATGACTCCAAGGCCGATAAAACCGAAAAGCGGAACGAGCAGCAGCGCCTGTCCCAGCATCAGCGGCAACCAGCTTTGCCGCGTGCGCCGCCAGCTTTGCGCGATGCTCGCGAACAGGCCGGTGCGCTCGGCCACGCTCACCCCCACCGCGGCCGAAAGGCGGCCAGCCAGATAGCATCCAGGTAGCACGAGCAGCACATAGCCGATGCTGGCCACGATCCAGACGACGAGATAGGTCGCGACAGCGGTCACTGGCGCGAGCAATGCCGCCAACCGGCCACCGGGCACTGGGGGCCCGAGCGCGCGGCGAAGCACGAGATACTGGAGCAGGCCGGAAAGCAGGGTGATCGCCCCCAGCGTCACGAACTGCGCCCCCAATGACCAGATCTGGCTGTCGATCCAGATTCCCGCCGCGACATAGATGGCGGTTGCCGCGCCAAAGGTCAGCGGGCGATCCCCGACAAGCGCCGCGGCATCGTTGAGCAATGCCG
This is a stretch of genomic DNA from Sphingomonas sp. BT-65. It encodes these proteins:
- the topA gene encoding type I DNA topoisomerase encodes the protein MQLVIVESPAKAKTIEKYLGKDYRVLASYGHVRDLPPKDGSVKPDDGFAMDWETYPDKAKQLKAITDEAKKADRLILATDPDREGEAISWHVQELLAKKKALPAEVERVTFNAITKAAVTEAMAHPRQLDTDLIDAYRARRALDYLVGFTLSPVLWRKLPGAKSAGRVQSVALRLIVEREREIELFKSQEYWSVTAHLEHDGTAFDARLTRFEGKKLDRLSIGDEGTAMRAKAAVEQGRFSVASVETKPAMRNPPPPFTTSTLQQEAARKLGFSASHTMRIAQALYEDGAITYMRTDGVQMDGSAIDAARKAIVNRYQPSYIPDKPRQYQTKAKNAQEAHEAIRPTDFSRDRAGGGDHAKLYELIWKRALASQMSSARMERTTVELEEPTGQDALRATGQVVIFPGYLALYEEGRDDSEDEDSRRLPVIRQGDTPAKKGVDAEQHFTQPPPRFSEASLVKRLEELGIGRPSTYASIIQVLKDRAYVRVEKNRFFAEESGRLLTAFLERFFEKYVNYDFTAGLEEELDDVSGGRAGWQAVLDAFWKDFRPRTDEVMERKPSEVTEALDKFLEPYLFPDKGDGSDPRLCPSCGEGRLALRGGKFGAFVACSNYPECKFTRRFGQPGGENGGDSGPEVIGQDPVTGEDISRRSGRFGPYIQRGEGKDAARASIPKDIPEFDLDWAVKLLNLPRTIGDHPETGNPITASIGRYGPYLAHDGKYARLSSTAEVFETGMNAAVVKLAEAANGGGRVQRGSREPLKVMGAHPVSGAEIKLMEGRFGPYLTDGTTNATLPKSVDQAALTLDEAVQLIDAKAAAGPAKKKGRKAPAKKAPAKKVPARKTAAKK
- the panC gene encoding pantoate--beta-alanine ligase, whose protein sequence is MQTVRQLPDLRDAISGFRAAGERIAFVPTMGALHAGHMALVAEAKLAATRVVVSIFVNPKQFGPNEDLAQYPRKEQADSRMLAEAGVDLLWLPPVEVMYPKGHSTNVAVAGVSEPLDGAARPGHFDGVATVIAKLFNQVKPDIALFGEKDFQQLAVIRRMVADLDFDIEVRGVPTQRDDDGLALSSRNAYLAPEDRAAAVALPRALGVAAKAIEKGDDAEGALATARASLEAAGFDIDYVELVDAETLGAPAAGRPRRLLAAARIGGTRLIDNISVEGA
- a CDS encoding hemerythrin domain-containing protein, which codes for MLSFERLIRDHSVIAAAAAALVRALQANAVPAELAEAVERLDAVLTPHVAIEDEQIYPLLLASKDAGQRVAAREAIEAYATLGASWRAFVAKWDEAAIAADHKRFAADLDVILEMIRGRVRSENETLYPMALRAAHIRLRCA